One Electrophorus electricus isolate fEleEle1 chromosome 10, fEleEle1.pri, whole genome shotgun sequence genomic region harbors:
- the csnk2a1 gene encoding casein kinase II subunit alpha — MSGPVSSRSRVYPDVNTQRPREYWDYESHVVEWGNQDDYQLVRKLGRGKYSEVFEAINITNNEKVVVKILKPVKKKKIKREIKILENLRGGPNIITLLDIVKDPVSRTPALVFEHVNNTDFKQLYQTLSDYDIRFYMYEILKALDYCHSMGIMHRDVKPHNVMIDHEHRKLRLIDWGLAEFYHPNQEYNVRVASRYFKGPELLVDYQMYDYSLDMWSLGCMLASMIFRKEPFFHGHDNYDQLVRIAKVLGTEDLYDYIDKYNIELDPRFNDILGRHSRKRWERFVHSENQHLVSTEALDFLDKLLRYDHQARLTAREAMDHPYFYPVVQDQGRGAPAASSTPVSSSSMMPGITSMAASTQPMASIATGSPVISAPNVLATQVPAPTGAQP, encoded by the exons ATGTCCGGTCCTGTTTCAAGCCGCTCTCGAGTTTACCctgatgtaaacacacagagacccagAGAGTACTGGGACTATGAGTCCCATGTGGTGGAATGGGG AAATCAAGATGACTACCAGCTTGTGCGAAAGCTGGGCCGGGGAAAGTACAGTGAAGTGTTTGAAGCcataaacattacaaacaatgaaaaagtcGTCGTCAAAATACTGAAG cctgtaaaaaagaagaaaatcaagCGAGAAATCAAAATTCTGGAGAACTTGAGAGGAGGACCCAATATCATAACACTTTTAGACATTGTCAAGGATCCTGTG TCTCGAACACCTGCACTGGTTTTTGAGCATGTAAATAACACAGACTTCAAG caATTGTATCAAACATTATCGGACTATGACATTCGCTTTTACATGTACGAAATTCTGAAG GCTCTAGACTACTGCCACAGTATGGGCATTATGCACAGGGACGTCAAACCACACAATGTCATGATTGACCATGAGCACAGAAAG CTCCGTCTGATAGACTGGGGCTTGGCAGAGTTTTACCACCCAAACCAGGAGTACAACGTGAGAGTTGCCTCTAGATATTTCAAAGGCCCTGAGCTGCTGGTAGACTACCAG ATGTATGACTACAGCTTGGACATGTGGAGTTTGGGTTGCATGCTAGCCAGTATGATTTTCAGAAAGGAGCCGTTTTTCCATGGACATGACAACTATGACCAG CTTGTACGCATTGCAAAAGTCCTGGGCACAGAAGACTTATATGACTACATTGACAAATACAACATTGAACTGGACCCACGTTTCAATGACATCTTGGGCAG GCACTCACGTAAGAGATGGGAGCGCTTTGTGCACAGCGAGAACCAGCACCTGGTGAGCACTGAGGCACTGGACTTCCTGGACAAGCTGCTGCGCTACGACCACCAGGCTCGCCTCACTGCCCGCGAGGCTATGGATCACCCCTACTTCT ACCCAGTTGTGCAGGACCAGGGCCGAGGAGCTCCTGCAGCAAGCTCCACCCCTGTAAGCTCCTCCAGCATGATGCCAG GCATCACGTCCATGGCAGCCAGCACACAGCCCATGGCCAGCATTGCAACTGGCTCCCCTGTCATCTCGGCCCCAAACGTGCTGGCTACACAAGTACCTGCCCCCACGGGAGCCCAGCCCTGA
- the ptp4a3b gene encoding protein tyrosine phosphatase type IVA 3: MVRMNRPAPVEVCYKNMRFLITHNPTNATLSTFIEDLKKYGVTTVVRVCEVTYDKTPLEKDGITVMDWPFDDGAPPPTKIVDDWLTLLKNKFGEDPGSCVAVHCVAGLGRAPVLVALALIESGMKYEDAIQFIRQKRRGAINSKQLTYLEKYRPKQRLRFKSPHNHKNKCCLM; this comes from the exons ATGGTCAGGATGAACCGTCCAGCCCCTGTAGAGGTTTGCTACAAAAACATGCGCTTCCTGATCACGCACAACCCAACCAACGCCACTCTGAGCACATTCATTGAG GATTTGAAGAAGTATGGTGTAACTACAGTGGTGCGAGTCTGTGAAGTAACCTATGATAAGACACCACTGGAGAAGGACGGAATCACAGTTATG GACTGGCCTTTTGATGATGGAGCCCCTCCTCCCACGAAGATCGTGGATGACTGGCTTACACTCTTGAAGAATAAGTTTGGCGAGGATCCAGGCAGCTGTGTGGCAGTGCACTGTGTTGCCGGACTGGGCCG CGCTCCTGTGCTGGTGGCGCTAGCACTGATAGAAAGTGGAATGAAGTATGAAGATGCCATCCAGTTCATAAGACA GAAACGCCGGGGTGCCATCAACAGCAAGCAGCTGACCTACCTGGAGAAGTACAGGCCTAAACAGAGACTGCGCTTTAAAAGCCCACATAACCACAAGAACAAGTGCTGCCTCATGTGA